GGCCATCGGGCGGCCGGTCAGGCCCCAGACGACGGCGCGCAGCATCCGGCCGCCGTCCAGCGGCAGGCCGGGCAGCAGGTTGAACACGGCGACCACGAAGTTGCTGACCATCAGCCCGGCCAGCAGCACGCCCGGGACGCTGGAGAGCTCCACCAGCCGGCCGGCCGCCAGGAAGACCCCGCCGAGCACCACGGAGAGCAGCGGCCCGACGAAGGCCAGCCAGAACTCCCGGGCCGGGGTCTGCGCCTCGTTCTCGATCTCCGAGATGCCGCCGAGGAACTGCAGCTGGATCCGGCGCACCCCGAGCTTGTAGCGCAGCGCGACCAGGGTGTGCGCCAGCTCGTGCACCAGGACCGAGGCGTAGAAGGCGATCGCGAAGGACAGCGCGACCAGGTAGCGGGTGGCGCCCAGATCCGGCAGGACCCGGGCGAGCTGCCCGCCGAAGATCCAGGTGATCAGCGCGGCGATGACGAACCAGGACGGGGTGACGTAGACCGGCACGCCGAACGGGCGGCCCATCAGGATGCCGCCGCGCGGCCCGGGCCCGCCGGCCGGGGGCGTGCCCTCGCCGGGTGCCCCGCCGGGCGGTGGCTGTTCGGAGGTCTGCTGCCCCCTGGTGTCGCTCACCGGTGTCCCTTCAGCTCGTCGTCCCCGTCGTGGCCGCGCCGTCCGCCCACGCTACGTGATCTCCGGCGGAATCCGGCGCCCGCCCCTCCTGGAGGTTTCATACCCGTATCCGGCCCTCCCCAGCGCCCGCCGTGTCAGCGCCGTGGCAGCGGAATGACAGCGCTGGGCCATAGGGTCGGGGCATGCACCAGACCGACCACGGCCCGACCGTCGAGGCGCCGGCCCGCCGGGCCGCGCCCCCGACCGGGCTGTCCCCGTCGCGTGCGGGGGACTTCCTGACCTGTCCGCTGCTCTACCGCCTCCGGGTGATCGACAAGCTGCCCGAACCGCCGAGTTCCGCCGCCACCCGCGGCACCCTCGTCCACGCCGTCCTGGAACGGCTCTTCGACAGTCCCGCCGCGGAGCGGACCCACGAGCGGGCGCTCGGCCTGCTGCGCCCGCAGTGGGAGCGGCTGCTCGGCGAGCGCCCGGAGCTGGCCGGCCTGTTCG
The sequence above is a segment of the Kitasatospora sp. NBC_00240 genome. Coding sequences within it:
- a CDS encoding site-2 protease family protein, whose protein sequence is MSDTRGQQTSEQPPPGGAPGEGTPPAGGPGPRGGILMGRPFGVPVYVTPSWFVIAALITWIFGGQLARVLPDLGATRYLVALSFAIAFYASVLVHELAHTLVALRYKLGVRRIQLQFLGGISEIENEAQTPAREFWLAFVGPLLSVVLGGVFLAAGRLVELSSVPGVLLAGLMVSNFVVAVFNLLPGLPLDGGRMLRAVVWGLTGRPMAGTVAASWAGRALAVAVLIGLPLFSASRDGGGRTGTDTLIDAALAAILAAIIWNGAVGGLRGARLKEALPGLRVRELARRVVPVTADTPLGEALRRAREAGAGAVLVVDGLGAPIALVRESAVRAVPEHRRPWIAVGALARDLEPGLRLPADLAGEDLLRALRATPASEYLVVEPDGSAYGVLALTDIEQRLSRAVAGR